A window from Chryseobacterium vaccae encodes these proteins:
- a CDS encoding Lrp/AsnC family transcriptional regulator, with protein sequence MNYQLDEIDKKILDFLVENTRMPFTEIAKQMDVSAGTIHVRVKKMEDAGIILGSSLNIDYGKLDYHFTAFIGILLTKSNRTQEVLKELSTIPNVIEASVISGKYNIFCKVRAKNTDDAKRIIYQIDDIQDVMRTESMISMEEYLSDKNRLINAISV encoded by the coding sequence ATGAACTATCAACTGGACGAAATAGACAAGAAGATTCTTGATTTCTTAGTAGAGAACACAAGAATGCCTTTTACTGAAATTGCTAAACAGATGGATGTTTCCGCTGGTACAATTCACGTAAGAGTGAAAAAAATGGAAGATGCAGGTATTATTTTGGGATCATCTCTTAACATCGATTATGGTAAGCTGGACTATCACTTTACAGCTTTCATCGGGATTCTTTTGACAAAATCAAACCGTACTCAGGAAGTACTGAAAGAATTGTCAACAATTCCTAACGTAATTGAAGCGAGTGTTATCTCTGGAAAATACAATATTTTCTGTAAAGTAAGAGCAAAAAACACCGATGACGCAAAGAGAATTATCTATCAGATAGATGACATTCAGGATGTAATGAGAACGGAAAGTATGATCTCTATGGAGGAGTACTTGAGTGATAAAAACAGATTGATCAACGCTATTTCTGTTTAA
- a CDS encoding TIGR04139 family peptide modification target, protein MKKLQGMKSSFSSLENKKLRNLQAIKGGVATNDRTSSQTECGSNCSDTAYYKDGVKTMTLYIDGPNPE, encoded by the coding sequence ATGAAAAAACTACAAGGAATGAAGAGCAGCTTCTCTTCATTAGAAAACAAGAAACTTAGAAATTTACAGGCGATTAAAGGAGGAGTAGCAACAAATGACCGTACCTCATCACAAACAGAATGTGGCTCAAACTGTTCCGATACAGCCTATTATAAGGATGGTGTTAAAACAATGACTTTATATATTGACGGACCAAATCCTGAGTAA
- the gwsG gene encoding grasp-with-spasm system ATP-grasp peptide maturase, which yields MILIISDNSDRTTIEVIRYLISMNKKFIFIQEDEVFEIKVDKKKILLISQNNSFFIDDIKAVWYRRGGLKFKRLQYKTEPINLHMNETQYWLENYIMQTLESKKHINKQRNSHVNKLLVLEYAQKTGFDVPPYFLAENMDNVLLNTTVTKAITGGVILDNLYKGMDGIMYTTVIEEIEEHDFFISFFQEKIDKDFEIRTFYLNGECFSMAIFSQNDEQTKTDFRKYNHKKPNRNIPYKLPRHLEDKIHELMQTLDLNCGSIDFIKSKDRYYFLEVNPVGQFANVAYHCNYPLFKKIADYL from the coding sequence ATGATCCTGATAATTTCTGATAATAGTGACAGAACCACCATAGAAGTGATTCGTTACCTCATTTCCATGAATAAGAAGTTTATTTTTATTCAAGAAGATGAAGTTTTTGAAATTAAAGTTGATAAAAAAAAGATTCTTTTGATAAGTCAGAATAACAGTTTTTTTATAGATGATATAAAAGCTGTCTGGTACAGAAGAGGAGGACTTAAATTTAAACGTTTACAATATAAGACTGAGCCTATTAATCTTCATATGAATGAAACTCAGTATTGGTTGGAAAATTATATAATGCAGACTTTAGAATCAAAAAAACATATCAACAAACAAAGAAACAGTCATGTAAATAAACTGTTGGTATTAGAATATGCCCAAAAAACAGGTTTTGATGTTCCTCCCTATTTTCTAGCAGAAAACATGGATAACGTTCTCTTAAATACAACTGTCACTAAGGCCATTACCGGGGGTGTAATATTAGATAACCTCTATAAAGGGATGGATGGTATCATGTATACAACCGTGATTGAAGAAATAGAAGAACATGATTTCTTTATCTCTTTTTTCCAGGAAAAAATAGATAAAGATTTTGAGATCAGAACATTTTATTTAAATGGAGAATGTTTTTCGATGGCCATTTTCTCACAAAATGATGAGCAGACTAAAACTGATTTCAGAAAATATAATCATAAGAAGCCTAACCGAAATATTCCTTATAAATTACCCCGACATCTTGAAGATAAAATTCATGAACTTATGCAGACTTTAGATCTAAACTGTGGCTCTATTGATTTTATTAAGAGTAAAGATCGATATTATTTTCTGGAAGTAAATCCTGTGGGACAATTCGCCAATGTAGCATATCATTGTAATTACCCATTATTTAAAAAAATTGCTGATTACCTATGA
- a CDS encoding translocation/assembly module TamB domain-containing protein, protein MAKLENNNENENKKSVAENISDQVQKTVDNVEGAVKETVKEASELASDAIHHPVETAEEFGKQAMKDVTSYSWWAKLLLILFWLGVILVGGVLIVINLPATKQWAADQALQIVNKDFKADMSTESVDVNYFGNVTIKGLKVKDYKGLEFITAKEFRANSDWMSLAYNAISGNSNSLSFNSLTLVNADVKVITYKGDSISNFIRFTELFDSGKKRDPKKPPFQLNSRVQIIDSKVSIINQNSPGDPGKWLTATKFNLKAPNVKVNGPNVSALINNMSFVTSRWGKSHFVDTFSTELSLTHQFLSLKDLTLNTNHSLLQGNIKFNLNNGSWAGFADRVRWDMDIHQGSQLSGYDISYFVTNWDNFKPFNLAGKMTGPLNKFHLENFLIRNPDVNIATSTMKVDRLLKGNFSIETNDLSADFTYKDLKAMMPSFIAKKMKNFADDFGKLKYNGAAKVNPQQVYVSSGNLITGIGQAKISKFSLTDYSTAMPKYSGYAEVKDLNTSVITKNKTVGLISGKFDINGQSFDVNTMRLTTKSQISSIEIMDKEINNLYLDGLLDHKKYNGLITVNDEQAKATIKGLIDFSTSKVAMNVNADVSYLNMNYFTNKPGNQIVSGKVDGKMAMSSMNDLTLDVDASDLHFATATQKYVIPKAKAKTFIEAGGRVIEIDAPGAASGKISGKYNLADLAGMVENGIGKILVGPPPRKLYRGQSFTMNFDVQQGVINYFLPDLKLPQGAVVEGEYDGNSNNLTLNLDAASLKYIMTKKEEVSDADKALAAANPEYKINDRTNISRDSAMIDSVMVRINTANLDEQVYARIARLEYNKNVIKNFELKGKNENGTALHLATTFKHGSPEDETDDNLKAYAINVDQSTNAAGDYVFKFEPTEVKFNDVTWAIDTSPELDHSITYRRKTEDFDIRNLRVYSDKSALFIKEAQFKSIKDFYVDADIHDFAIEKLLEMKSGGNPMDIKGLANGSVKIRMDKSTLQPLVDLTVDDIMMNGNDMGDLTISATNGFSLNVYDIDVKVNSAGIIGNNNLNLTGTVNNNTASPTIDLTAEMRDFDLGFTQQFVQSIFGNLRGKATGDLKISGKFSDLDYSGDIALKDFGLKLLFTGVDYSFDDTVIGLSRGLAILNNIEVHDGRSNSKGTISGAIQFETLSSMGVNLIMRADNLLMLNTTQKDFDLFWGRVYGQGDLYVDGPVSGLNISTPNMKALNGSTFTFNSSSTSNVEEFKMLRFLKEGKDGLITLEEKKRTGANMNIDFSLDVDKGTTVNVLVGDDVGNISVKGTADRLRFQMGRQGNIAMNGTYKVDNGTFVSKAILNKTFQIEKNSSIRWDGDAMKPALDIKANYVRMVSNAGEYLSIGRLQPISVLLQASITQSLINPKIDLDVTALDVSSQVKETLAAKMSQEGEKVLQFGSVLLLSTFNVSNTGGVGFDVAGVAESSGYNMLLKQLGSVLNTMSNEFQIDLNYVKGDQNSNTGDRANAGVSVALSPRVNIKTGLGIPLNKTESTQNNYLSGEGSIEYDISKKNDGSLILRGYSKPTNIGMVSTNGSANQAYGGGVVWSKSFNSLFKKKKKDKKPAESKSEIKTDSTKSGSK, encoded by the coding sequence ATGGCAAAGTTAGAGAATAATAACGAGAATGAGAATAAAAAATCAGTAGCTGAAAACATAAGTGATCAGGTACAAAAGACTGTTGATAATGTAGAAGGTGCTGTGAAAGAAACAGTTAAAGAGGCGTCTGAACTGGCATCGGATGCTATTCACCATCCGGTAGAAACTGCTGAAGAGTTTGGAAAACAGGCAATGAAAGACGTCACCAGTTATTCCTGGTGGGCGAAACTTCTTCTCATCCTTTTTTGGCTGGGCGTTATTCTTGTAGGTGGTGTTCTTATTGTAATTAATCTCCCTGCAACCAAGCAGTGGGCAGCGGATCAGGCTCTTCAGATTGTTAACAAAGACTTTAAAGCCGATATGTCTACAGAAAGTGTAGACGTTAATTATTTTGGAAATGTAACGATAAAAGGACTGAAGGTTAAAGACTACAAAGGACTGGAATTTATCACAGCAAAAGAGTTCCGTGCTAATTCAGACTGGATGTCTCTTGCTTATAATGCCATCTCGGGAAACAGCAATTCTTTAAGCTTTAACTCTCTCACACTTGTGAACGCAGATGTTAAAGTAATTACCTATAAAGGAGACAGTATTTCGAATTTTATCAGGTTTACAGAATTGTTTGACAGCGGGAAAAAAAGAGATCCGAAGAAACCTCCCTTTCAGTTGAATTCCCGCGTGCAGATCATCGATTCAAAAGTATCAATCATTAATCAAAACTCTCCCGGAGATCCCGGAAAATGGCTTACTGCAACAAAATTTAATCTTAAAGCGCCCAACGTAAAGGTGAACGGACCTAATGTTTCAGCATTGATCAATAATATGTCCTTCGTTACATCAAGATGGGGAAAATCTCATTTTGTAGATACGTTTTCAACCGAACTTTCTTTAACACATCAATTCCTTTCATTAAAAGATCTGACCTTAAATACAAATCACTCACTACTGCAGGGAAATATTAAATTTAATCTTAATAACGGTTCATGGGCGGGTTTTGCAGACCGTGTGCGCTGGGATATGGATATCCACCAGGGAAGCCAGCTTAGCGGATATGATATCAGCTATTTTGTAACCAACTGGGATAATTTCAAACCCTTTAACCTGGCAGGGAAAATGACGGGACCATTAAATAAGTTCCATCTTGAAAACTTCCTGATCAGAAACCCTGATGTGAATATTGCGACCAGTACCATGAAAGTAGACAGGCTGCTGAAAGGAAATTTCTCTATTGAAACCAACGATCTTTCCGCAGACTTTACCTACAAAGATCTTAAAGCAATGATGCCTTCATTCATTGCCAAAAAAATGAAAAATTTTGCCGATGATTTCGGTAAACTGAAATACAACGGTGCTGCAAAAGTAAATCCACAGCAGGTGTATGTATCATCAGGAAACCTGATAACGGGAATCGGGCAGGCAAAGATTTCAAAGTTTTCTCTTACGGACTACAGTACGGCAATGCCTAAATATTCCGGATATGCTGAGGTAAAGGATCTGAATACTTCGGTAATTACAAAAAATAAAACAGTAGGTCTTATTTCCGGTAAATTTGACATTAACGGGCAGAGTTTTGATGTCAATACCATGCGTCTGACTACAAAATCCCAGATCTCCAGTATTGAGATTATGGATAAGGAAATTAATAATCTGTATCTTGACGGACTTTTAGACCATAAAAAATACAACGGACTGATCACGGTAAATGATGAACAGGCCAAAGCAACAATTAAAGGGCTTATTGATTTCAGTACTTCAAAGGTGGCGATGAATGTGAATGCAGATGTCAGCTATCTCAACATGAATTATTTCACCAACAAACCCGGAAACCAGATTGTCAGTGGAAAGGTAGATGGCAAAATGGCCATGTCTTCCATGAATGATCTTACTCTGGATGTTGATGCCAGCGATCTTCATTTCGCAACGGCTACTCAAAAATATGTAATCCCTAAAGCTAAGGCTAAAACGTTCATTGAAGCAGGAGGAAGGGTTATAGAAATTGATGCACCGGGAGCCGCAAGCGGGAAAATCTCCGGAAAATATAACCTGGCAGACCTTGCCGGAATGGTAGAAAACGGAATCGGAAAAATATTGGTGGGACCTCCGCCAAGAAAGCTGTACCGAGGACAAAGCTTTACCATGAATTTCGATGTTCAGCAGGGAGTAATTAATTATTTTCTTCCGGATCTGAAACTGCCACAGGGCGCTGTTGTAGAAGGTGAGTACGACGGAAATTCAAACAACCTGACCCTAAATCTGGATGCCGCTTCTTTAAAATATATCATGACGAAGAAAGAAGAGGTTTCGGATGCTGATAAAGCATTGGCTGCTGCCAATCCAGAATATAAGATCAACGACCGGACCAATATCTCCAGAGACAGTGCCATGATCGATAGTGTTATGGTAAGGATCAATACAGCGAATCTTGATGAACAAGTTTATGCAAGAATTGCAAGGCTGGAATATAATAAAAATGTCATCAAGAATTTTGAACTGAAAGGGAAAAATGAAAACGGAACCGCTTTACATCTTGCAACAACATTCAAGCATGGAAGTCCTGAAGATGAAACGGATGATAATCTTAAAGCATATGCGATCAATGTAGATCAGTCTACCAATGCTGCGGGAGATTATGTTTTTAAATTTGAACCTACAGAAGTGAAGTTCAATGATGTAACATGGGCTATAGATACAAGTCCGGAGCTGGATCACTCTATTACTTACAGAAGGAAGACGGAAGATTTTGATATCCGGAATCTTAGGGTATATTCAGATAAAAGTGCCTTGTTTATTAAAGAGGCACAGTTTAAATCGATAAAGGACTTTTACGTAGATGCGGATATCCATGATTTTGCTATTGAAAAACTTCTTGAAATGAAGTCTGGCGGAAATCCTATGGATATTAAAGGACTTGCCAACGGAAGTGTAAAGATCAGAATGGATAAGAGCACGCTGCAGCCTTTGGTGGACCTTACTGTGGATGATATTATGATGAACGGTAATGATATGGGAGATCTTACCATTTCGGCCACAAACGGGTTCTCACTTAACGTTTATGACATTGATGTAAAGGTTAATTCTGCAGGGATCATCGGAAATAATAATCTGAACCTTACGGGTACCGTAAATAACAATACAGCATCACCAACTATTGATCTTACCGCAGAAATGCGCGATTTTGATCTTGGCTTTACCCAGCAGTTTGTACAGTCTATTTTCGGGAATCTGAGAGGGAAAGCAACGGGAGATCTTAAAATCAGTGGAAAGTTCAGTGATCTGGATTATAGTGGAGATATTGCTCTGAAGGATTTTGGTTTGAAACTCTTATTTACCGGGGTAGATTATTCATTTGATGATACGGTAATCGGTCTTTCAAGAGGACTTGCAATTCTTAACAATATTGAAGTGCATGACGGGAGATCCAATTCTAAAGGAACAATTTCCGGTGCTATCCAGTTTGAAACGCTTTCCTCAATGGGAGTCAACCTGATCATGAGAGCTGATAATCTCTTGATGCTGAATACCACACAAAAGGATTTTGATTTATTCTGGGGAAGGGTTTACGGACAGGGAGATTTGTATGTGGATGGTCCTGTTTCGGGCTTGAATATTTCTACGCCTAACATGAAGGCCCTGAACGGGAGTACTTTCACATTTAATTCCAGCTCAACTTCTAATGTTGAAGAATTTAAAATGCTGAGATTCCTGAAAGAAGGAAAAGACGGATTAATTACTCTGGAAGAAAAGAAAAGAACCGGAGCTAATATGAATATTGACTTCAGTCTTGATGTAGATAAAGGAACCACCGTGAATGTTCTTGTAGGAGATGATGTAGGAAACATTTCTGTAAAAGGGACGGCGGATAGACTTCGTTTCCAGATGGGAAGACAGGGAAATATTGCCATGAATGGTACCTATAAAGTGGATAACGGAACTTTTGTTTCTAAAGCGATTCTGAATAAAACCTTCCAGATAGAAAAGAACAGCAGCATCAGATGGGACGGAGACGCTATGAAACCAGCGTTGGATATTAAAGCCAATTATGTAAGAATGGTTTCCAATGCCGGAGAATATTTAAGTATAGGAAGATTGCAGCCAATCAGTGTACTGCTTCAGGCCAGTATTACCCAAAGCCTTATTAACCCTAAAATAGATCTGGATGTAACAGCCTTGGATGTTTCCAGCCAGGTAAAAGAAACGTTGGCTGCCAAGATGAGCCAGGAGGGGGAAAAAGTACTTCAGTTTGGTTCTGTACTGCTCCTGAGTACCTTTAATGTATCGAATACCGGCGGAGTAGGATTTGATGTGGCAGGTGTTGCAGAGTCTTCGGGGTATAATATGCTTCTTAAGCAGCTGGGGTCGGTTCTGAATACCATGAGTAATGAATTCCAGATTGACCTTAATTATGTAAAAGGAGATCAGAACTCTAATACAGGAGACAGGGCCAATGCCGGAGTAAGCGTAGCGCTTTCACCGAGAGTGAATATTAAAACCGGGCTTGGTATTCCACTGAATAAAACAGAAAGTACCCAGAACAATTATCTGTCCGGTGAGGGCTCTATTGAATACGATATTTCCAAGAAAAATGATGGAAGCCTTATCCTGAGAGGATATTCCAAGCCTACCAACATTGGTATGGTGAGTACTAATGGTTCTGCAAATCAGGCGTATGGCGGGGGTGTTGTATGGAGCAAAAGCTTTAATTCTTTATTTAAAAAGAAGAAAAAAGATAAAAAACCGGCAGAGTCTAAATCGGAAATAAAAACAGATTCTACAAAATCAGGTAGTAAATAA
- the gwsS gene encoding grasp-with-spasm system SPASM domain peptide maturase, translating into MKYFNLFSNILVTKGISRILISDLQRAISELYPLELYDVIQELKIYSIEDLLSNYDQDSQKIIEEYLDILLREEYGFITENSWDNNFPSLSHEYYEPSLLTELFIELQDIALLKTIFPSIENLGIKHLIVYSQKTLTIEDLIKIDGIFSASVLCGIEIYSPFHKEINKSFIQNLNTHTGRIYNIIFHNCPKVPFKVKDEFRFTVHFVKEYLKISSCGKVDMEYFSTNLPKVLEAINHNSCLHKKIGIDIDGNIKNCPLMPEVYGNIYNSSLEEALRQPGFKKYWNLTKDHIEVCKDCEFRYVCTDCRAYTERTHTDQGLDSSKPLKCGYDPYTGKWEEWSKNPLKQKAINYYKP; encoded by the coding sequence ATGAAATATTTCAATCTGTTTTCAAATATATTGGTTACAAAAGGCATTAGCAGAATACTTATTTCAGACCTTCAAAGAGCAATCTCTGAATTATACCCACTGGAACTTTATGACGTAATACAGGAATTGAAAATATATTCCATTGAAGACTTACTCTCTAATTATGATCAAGATTCACAAAAAATCATTGAAGAGTATTTGGATATTCTACTAAGGGAAGAATACGGATTTATTACAGAAAATTCATGGGACAACAATTTTCCATCTCTTTCTCATGAGTATTATGAACCTAGCTTATTAACGGAACTATTTATAGAATTACAGGATATTGCTTTGTTGAAAACAATATTTCCGTCTATAGAAAATCTTGGTATTAAACATTTAATAGTTTATAGTCAAAAAACATTGACAATAGAGGATCTAATAAAAATTGACGGTATATTCAGCGCTTCAGTTTTATGTGGTATAGAGATCTACTCTCCTTTTCATAAAGAAATCAATAAGTCTTTCATTCAGAATCTCAATACCCATACGGGAAGGATATATAATATTATTTTTCACAATTGCCCCAAAGTACCTTTTAAAGTCAAAGACGAATTTAGATTTACGGTACATTTTGTCAAAGAATATCTTAAAATATCATCTTGTGGAAAAGTTGATATGGAATACTTCAGTACCAATCTTCCTAAAGTACTGGAAGCTATCAATCACAACTCCTGTCTTCATAAAAAAATAGGGATTGATATTGATGGAAACATTAAAAACTGTCCTTTAATGCCGGAAGTGTATGGTAATATATACAATTCCAGTCTTGAAGAAGCTTTACGGCAACCTGGGTTCAAAAAATACTGGAATCTAACCAAAGATCACATTGAAGTCTGCAAAGATTGTGAATTCAGGTATGTCTGCACAGATTGCAGGGCTTATACGGAAAGAACTCATACCGATCAAGGTTTAGATAGCTCAAAGCCTCTAAAATGCGGATATGATCCTTATACCGGAAAATGGGAAGAATGGAGCAAAAACCCGCTGAAACAAAAAGCGATCAATTATTATAAGCCGTAG
- a CDS encoding DUF4303 domain-containing protein, whose product MNFEDLKQQIEDAAKKAFLEVYEKHGAEKIYSFALYSDEGAMTVCPAVNTLRNLKEADEDDFLYYKYEPAEWAYEMEGAEDEFDGICTRLRNVLDQYEDDEWFAEFQNKLYETCIEVLEKLKNEDFFKKITGEDIFLIFTVSDYEFEKEDLKKIIARLNDNSYKDEYLSWMDTWGTY is encoded by the coding sequence ATGAATTTTGAAGACCTGAAACAACAAATAGAAGATGCTGCGAAAAAAGCATTTCTGGAAGTATATGAAAAACATGGTGCCGAAAAGATCTACAGTTTTGCTTTATATAGCGATGAAGGAGCCATGACGGTCTGCCCGGCAGTCAATACTTTACGGAATTTAAAGGAAGCAGATGAAGATGACTTTCTTTACTACAAATATGAACCCGCTGAATGGGCTTATGAAATGGAAGGAGCGGAGGATGAATTTGATGGAATCTGCACTCGTCTCCGTAATGTGTTGGATCAATATGAAGATGACGAATGGTTTGCTGAATTTCAGAATAAGCTTTATGAAACCTGCATTGAAGTATTGGAAAAGCTCAAAAACGAAGATTTTTTCAAAAAGATTACAGGAGAGGATATTTTTCTGATCTTTACCGTTTCAGATTATGAATTTGAAAAAGAAGACCTCAAAAAAATAATTGCCAGGCTTAATGACAATTCCTATAAAGACGAATATCTGAGCTGGATGGATACCTGGGGAACTTATTAA
- a CDS encoding DUF3829 domain-containing protein, translating to MKKTAIIAGVFIFSLSAVSCDKLGKIKDKLSQDKTKQMNPFSVNSGDENRDIIAFNNKAVKMDDVHAEFIKNFQDALKQMDDYVKNALANPQYSGMTPLFTPTIMMGAENEMKVPDVLGKDYQVLVDKMISTFSELKLRKKELESYKDAEDWKDDQGKKISELREKADQLIKENRNAANELFTKLAPRADKAEIEVLKNHPLKDQILQSKEIMELSQKIVDDSYNFTDANAYKKLFAQQYQQMEKLYTRNTEEKIPYSEKQKERSYLAFNNSVNDFLGKMRIAQRSLNENSESLNSDLDELEREAGYVLDRYNTFVG from the coding sequence ATGAAAAAAACAGCAATCATTGCAGGAGTTTTTATATTTAGCCTTTCTGCTGTATCCTGTGATAAATTAGGTAAAATAAAAGATAAGCTTTCACAGGACAAGACGAAACAGATGAATCCTTTCAGTGTAAATTCCGGGGATGAAAACAGGGATATTATTGCTTTTAATAATAAAGCCGTGAAGATGGATGACGTTCATGCTGAATTTATCAAAAATTTTCAAGATGCCCTTAAACAAATGGATGATTATGTGAAAAATGCGCTTGCCAATCCGCAGTATTCCGGGATGACTCCCCTGTTTACACCCACCATCATGATGGGAGCCGAAAATGAAATGAAAGTTCCGGACGTATTAGGAAAGGATTATCAGGTCCTTGTAGATAAAATGATCAGTACATTTTCCGAATTAAAACTGCGGAAAAAGGAACTGGAATCTTATAAAGATGCCGAAGACTGGAAAGATGATCAAGGAAAGAAAATTTCCGAGCTGCGTGAAAAAGCAGATCAGCTGATCAAAGAAAACCGTAATGCTGCGAATGAATTATTTACCAAACTTGCTCCAAGAGCAGACAAAGCAGAAATAGAAGTTCTTAAAAATCATCCCCTTAAAGATCAGATCCTCCAATCTAAAGAAATAATGGAGCTGAGCCAGAAGATTGTTGATGATTCTTATAATTTTACAGATGCCAATGCTTATAAAAAACTGTTTGCCCAGCAGTATCAGCAAATGGAAAAATTGTATACCCGGAATACAGAAGAGAAAATTCCTTATTCTGAAAAACAGAAAGAAAGAAGTTATCTTGCTTTTAATAACTCGGTGAATGATTTTCTTGGTAAAATGCGGATTGCACAGCGCAGCCTGAATGAGAACAGCGAAAGTCTCAACAGTGATCTTGATGAGCTGGAAAGAGAGGCTGGATACGTTCTTGACCGTTATAACACTTTCGTAGGCTAA
- a CDS encoding helix-turn-helix transcriptional regulator, with product MAQTEHDDAEEVKALSQQGVIQLNQSEYHKVPKIIDAANAIAQKSKDPVSALYAAYLNIYYHNTLGDSENTIKLIQKTLSEVEKHPSEILLNAKLNYLLYGIYAEWNDAESATRYARKAIDLAQKSGNKNILSSAYSAMAVCYSFRYEKTGDLKDLKAVIEMCKKAVSLYHQFPGHVSDYTHSLALLNLTNYELSYPTITLEIRLEIQNNTKEIFNLTQHTTYNQNIRAGAFGVLSALAMKDQNDELAEQYLLQAEQLLLTQKPIYYHVMINIVTDLAKLYVKQQNYQKAYEYQSKLTEYNSLLYNENQVETAKRLEAQYQSRKKESELKALNEKANSLKKEKFLYIGLGIIGLIGAFFMFRSYHYKLRYSIEREKKLNTEKHEAEIQVKLQEEEKARLKAEQELLTFQQQKLQSEVLAGQLHIQHKNEVLQQLQTQLSDRNINIQQVVKEENRVDNDFEKTTFRIQELHPDFFKNINEKALQKLTALDLKYCAYIYLGMETKQIAHLLNVEPKSVRMTKYRLKKKFGLDENTALDSFFQGAFPQNNTRLT from the coding sequence TTGGCTCAAACTGAGCATGATGATGCAGAAGAAGTAAAAGCTCTGTCACAGCAGGGAGTTATACAGCTCAATCAATCTGAATATCACAAAGTTCCGAAGATCATTGATGCTGCAAATGCTATTGCACAGAAAAGTAAAGACCCGGTCTCCGCTCTCTATGCAGCTTACCTCAATATCTATTATCATAATACTTTAGGAGATTCTGAAAATACAATAAAACTGATCCAGAAAACCCTTTCTGAAGTAGAAAAGCATCCTTCCGAAATTCTTTTAAATGCCAAACTGAATTATCTTCTTTACGGAATTTACGCTGAATGGAATGATGCAGAAAGCGCCACCCGATATGCCCGAAAAGCAATAGATCTGGCTCAGAAATCGGGCAATAAAAATATATTGAGCTCTGCGTATTCAGCCATGGCCGTATGCTATTCTTTCCGCTATGAAAAAACAGGAGATCTGAAAGATTTAAAAGCTGTTATTGAAATGTGTAAAAAAGCAGTTTCCCTTTATCATCAGTTTCCTGGGCATGTTTCAGACTACACCCACTCGCTGGCTTTGCTGAATCTTACCAATTATGAATTAAGCTATCCAACCATTACCCTGGAAATCCGGCTGGAAATTCAAAATAATACCAAAGAAATATTCAATCTTACCCAGCATACCACCTATAACCAGAACATCCGGGCGGGAGCATTTGGTGTATTGAGCGCCCTTGCTATGAAGGATCAGAACGATGAACTGGCTGAACAGTATCTTCTCCAGGCTGAACAATTACTCTTGACGCAAAAACCCATATACTACCACGTCATGATCAACATAGTAACCGATCTGGCCAAACTGTATGTGAAACAGCAGAACTATCAGAAAGCTTACGAATATCAGTCGAAATTAACAGAGTACAACAGTCTTCTGTATAATGAAAACCAGGTTGAAACTGCTAAAAGACTGGAAGCACAATACCAGTCCCGGAAAAAAGAATCTGAACTGAAAGCCCTGAACGAAAAAGCCAACAGTCTGAAAAAAGAAAAGTTCTTATATATAGGATTGGGAATCATAGGATTGATAGGGGCATTCTTTATGTTCCGTTCCTATCATTACAAACTGCGCTACTCCATAGAAAGAGAGAAAAAACTCAATACGGAGAAACATGAAGCCGAAATACAGGTAAAACTACAGGAAGAAGAAAAGGCCAGGTTAAAGGCAGAACAGGAACTGCTTACCTTTCAACAACAGAAACTTCAAAGTGAAGTTCTGGCCGGCCAGCTGCATATCCAGCACAAGAATGAGGTTCTTCAGCAGCTTCAAACCCAACTGTCTGATCGTAATATTAATATTCAGCAGGTTGTAAAAGAAGAAAACCGCGTAGACAATGATTTTGAAAAGACGACTTTCAGAATTCAGGAACTGCATCCCGATTTCTTTAAAAACATCAATGAAAAAGCCCTGCAAAAACTTACGGCATTAGATCTGAAATACTGCGCCTACATCTATCTAGGCATGGAAACCAAACAAATCGCCCATCTGCTGAACGTAGAACCCAAAAGTGTAAGAATGACCAAATACCGTCTTAAAAAGAAGTTCGGACTGGATGAAAATACAGCGCTGGATTCTTTCTTTCAAGGGGCATTTCCGCAAAATAATACAAGATTAACTTAA